The Sabethes cyaneus chromosome 1, idSabCyanKW18_F2, whole genome shotgun sequence DNA segment ATTGTTTTACGCCAAGAGCCGAGTAAAAGTGAATTGATGTAAGCGTTTTCTATTCCGCCGCTTCAAGAGGCCCGCCTATCAATGAAACGTCGAATACAGCAGAAAGCTCATTGTAGACAAGTCATAGGTAACCCCCACGTATATGTACTGTAAGCGGTgattagaaatctcatattcaattattgcaattcgcctgaattgatgcaatatattgCTCATTCTTTgatgtttctagtacagatggaatgaactcagcattaccaatctgaaaccaacgattcgagcgaatcacttgcgttcgtgttgttttctacattcattcattctcgacagTACTAAATGAAATCAAATATGAATCATTCATTCACTTTAAACTGCAGATAatggcaaacgaaattacaacaAACATAAACATTGATACTTTTGTACTACTGTGTTGATAAACAAAACATTGAtccgaaattttaattgattTCCTTCAGCCGGGTATTAGCTGATTTTAAAAAAGCAGGCTGGAGAGCTAAGATATCAGTCaaaagcaagaaaattgacaggtcagtcgagcaatcattcagcactgcaattcatgaatgaagagTAAGACGAACATtgtcagcagctcagtagtcatgtccaagGCTGACATTACATagaaaagaatactaccaggggtaaaattgTTTGCGCTGGATGCATTTTATATTCgtcagggaatcaaaatatcattgttcatacacagaaataaccgacaaaaccAAAGAGCGGTAAACCAGTTATTCTgtgcctataaaacaaacatgcgtagcaaccagaatgtatcacgataacaaaataataggacaaatgaatgtccctTCACACCACTGAGAAGGATAACTTTCGGTGAGagtatattttgatacacactcgctctcacaagcgcttattgttggtgatgcaggtatacaataaaatatgtctttgttggctgacgtgctgctcgagccaaagatgctggctgacaatactttatcagcaacttgaataaaagagacaaacagcaaaaacctttGATGAAGAAGATCAGTCACACTGCAGGCAGCGGAATGGAAATCCGATGATCGAGGGATCgagcttttgtttattttaaacCACTAACATCGGTTTGTCATGTCTTTTACCAACACCTGGAGCTGTTGACTGGTTGGTATTTGTTAACGGGcaaatttttgttgtcttgaacAGTATTGATATCTACCGCGTATGTTTGCAACTGTACCGTCCTTGCATTACATGATGAGTCAGGATTTTCTTGGTCAAAGACTGCATAGACGGAACTCCAGATTAGTAGAAACTATCTCCGATACGGTTTGCGGTCAACACAACTCGTCAAAGTTGTGCAGATCGTAGAACCAGCGACTGGAAGTCTCAAAATAAGGGCCTTTATCCCACTTAGTTGCTTCATCCGCCACATTGAGCTTACTTGCCACCCATCTCCAATCGTTCACGTTTGCTGCTGACTTTCACACATTTCGCAAATTGACGATAGCGACGGTGCCCGGGCCCAATCCAAGCTAATAGGTATTAGAAACGGCCTAGAAGATTCGTCGGCGAACATACACAGCGTAGCCATCAGCGACGAAGTTTGCGAGTCAAACTCCAAGAAGTGCAGCCATCAACTCAAGCCACCGAACTGTAGCGTGTTGCAAGGTGCGACTTTCGTTTTTGCTGCAACTGAAGTGCATTGAACAGTATTGTTGTTGTTGAGAACGTGTCATTTAGTTGGTCTCGCTGCAGAATCGATGAGTGCCGCAATCTCTTTTTGAAAAGCTATCGAAAAGCTTAGTACATCATCGGTAGACTGCCAAGAGCATTCCCAACACCCGCTCTGTGCCATCACTCCCCGCTAAATTCAGttcttttataatttatactgacCCTCCACCCAGGTGGTCCAAAACTGCCCGACTATTTGGGGCCCAGCTGCGGGTTTCAAATCCGCTTTTGGAGTGTATCATCTTCGTGATTtatgcggggttgggatttgaacgcactacgccgggactgaccctttTTTCCATAGTTCTTATAACTACCAAAGGATGGTTTCAGAAAATTATCAAACGCCAAAACGCCTTGGTTGAACCGCataaaaaagaaaggaaaatcaTTAGTATATTAATCTATCTTTTCTATATACAAAAGtgaacgtgagtatgtttgtatgttccgccataattcCAGAACACCTTGACCGTTCACCACCAATCTTGGCACCCATGTTCCtcgacataagagaatcaacattgggggttgacaaaaaggggggtTGGGGTGCTTCATAGGAGGaaaggccataactccggaacgtctgGACGGCTCTTCATCAAATGTCGTTTGTCAAcacatattttttgacataaacgAATCATCGGGGGGGCTGACAAAAGAGGCAAAGGGGTGCGTAtaacagttgtacaagtggctggatttctgaaatgGGGAATAGGCTGAccattaacaagggggaggttcaaaaacgtaaaaaactgTGCCGGTTTATAAGGATTatcgaaaagaagacagatttacaagtaaaATTTCCATTACAACAACAGACATACAAGAGACTGAAAGACAAAGGGGCCCGAGTAAGATCGTGTAATCAGCTAGTTTAATTTGTTCATTGTATTTGTTCGCGACAGCGAAAAATACGCTAAAATCCGCCAATCGTATGAAACACGTGCTTTCGAAGATTCGAGAAGCATCTTCAAGCTGCCTGCATCTGCTAGCAACGTACATCGAATATTCTAGGCACTTCTTTCCTATGCCAACAATACATTTCATCGAACCTTCCCGAAGTTGCTCGAAACGCCCGGAACGTCACGCCGTGTTGTATAAATACGGGCGTTTAATGGAATGCTGAGGAAGAAGTATTTCAACCGCCTTAGAGTCAACATCGATTTAACCTCCGATatagtaacaacaagtgataaGAACTAAGTGAAAGTGCCACGTTGTGTAAAATATAGCTGAATAAAACTAGtgttaagtaaaagtgatcTTTTCCCGATATCCGAAAGAATTTCAGTTTGGCGTCGTCTTCATCCCCAGTTGGTAAACCGTTCCGACTAGGATTCAgttcagttcgaaaacagacactgaggaatcctgcaagtcgtaggcgaaatacgtatctgtcaagaataaaatatgcatagtagaattaaataggataagttttcttttcatttaatttccaTGTAGGATTCAGTGTTTTGCGTGACCTTTCCACCCTCTCCGGTGTCGCCTCTGGACTCTATCTTCTACAGTGGTGTGGCACATATCCAGTAAGCAGTAAGACGGCACCGCTCATCCACCCGCCTTCACATGTTGGCATTGGTGCCAGTATTCATCTAACAGATTGTCAACGAATAAAAATCTCAGTTAGTTAATACAATAAAGGCTCGTGTGATTCCGCTGGcctaaactacatttgtaagattAAGCAGCCGGTGCCACAATACAGCGCACCTCCTAGCTCGGTTACTTCATTTCAAGGatagagcattaccgagtaTAGCCACGTGGAGGCACTAGTTAGGAGGACGGCCAGAGTTATATTGTACGCTTTGTTATGTTGCCTTCCCCACTTCATAGCCCGGTTGATGGTGAAAAGGTTGCTGCAAAAATTGCAACTCCTCGATATAGATATTTGGAACCTGTTCAGGACTATCTCGTCGGAAAAACCATAGGTATTGACGGTCAGATTCAACGATGCAGATCCGATAAAACATTTGTCAGCAGCAGTAGATTGCAATTGGAAATTGACGAAAGCGGAACAATACATGTGGTAGGGGTTCCAAAAGATCAGGTCCCGACAGAAAAAGTGTATTTAGTGAGATGGCATCAACTTTTGCGGCGGCATCCCAAACTAAACGGACTTTCCCTGGCTTGTTGGGGTTGATTACAGCGCTGAATGGAAGATACCACACCCGTTTTGGATCAGCCTACCGTATTTCTTCTTCCGTTGATCGATCTGCGTATCCCTTTTCCTGACCCTCGCGGATCCTTCGATGAAGGCCCTTTCCTCCGTTCCAGGCACTTCAAAGGTTGCACAGGCATTCTAATCGCCAGATTTAAAATCAATCGCCGGTTAAAAATCAACCGCCATTTCTAGATGTTGTTTCATCAAAAATCCGACGCGCCCTTTTATTTTCTTCGGTATGGCTGCATTTCAACGAAATCTGTGTTGAATTTACTCTCACATCCCTCATCTCACTTCCCGTTAATGTCACAATGACAGATATGATATGTAATTGACATGTTCTAGTTTTGATTGATGATTGAAACTCTCATAAACACACCAACTCAAACGTGTTTTGGTGGTTATCGTCCCACGATCTCCTTCTCTTGTCTCCTGCGAAACGGCGAGGGCAATGTCGCGAAGTCCTAGCAATAGACGCGGTGTGGCATTCTCGTAACTCTGGACAGAAAAACCTACTAACCTGTAACTGATACCTTAGTGTGACTCGACTGTGTGTACCGGGAAAGCTCAGTAGCAAGAGACCCTGTGACTATGATTCCAGGATCGGCTTACTACTGGGTAATTTTTAAAGAGTGATTGCGCACACAATTCCTAAACATTATGTTATCGTGAAACTGTGCATGATGAAATATTTcatgtaatttatttatttttgtccagTAGTCTAGAGGTAAACCTACCTCCGAATATAGCCTCGTTTATACGACCAAGCTTTCTAAATAAATCTTAAACTATTCTCTCAACCACCCTTACTGATTTTAAATCCCCTTAGCTTAGATAGTAAAGAGTTGAGGACTTACACGGCGTGAACTATCTATATTGTATCATCCCTATTGGTAAACTCTTTAGTATAGATGTAAAACTAAATGGACAAATTTCTCATTCACTCATACACAATTAACTTTAGTTTTTAAGAAGATAATATTTGATTCCCGTGTAGACTGGAAATAAAAGTAATTATCAAGTTGTAGTAACAACCATACGTAACAGAATGAGGTCACAAAACTACACAGAGTTTCATTAAATGTTTCAATTATCAAATGTTAAGTTTTCTAAAAATGATGATACGATCAGGCCTTCCCGTGTTGATGGCCATGCCAAATTTTGAGCGGCAGTTGATCTTGCTGACTGAGCGACAGGTGTGGGTAACACATTCTCAAGCGATTGCAAAAGAAGCTCCAGCTGTAAATTTAAAAAGTAaggaaacattttttctatcttGATTTATGTGCAGTTACCCGATCTAATTCTTCCTCATTATTGGTCCTTGTGGCGATGCTTAACACTGCATTGTTTAGAGTACTTTGGCCAAGTATActgaaaataatataaatttaatatatcATTGTAATAGATTTTCAAACACTACACAGTACTAACTTAATCACGTATACGTAGAGATCGGTCAAAAAATCAATTAACGCATCCACGCCCTTCCGGCTGCTGTTAGCCACTGAATACAGAACCCTTCTTCTCTCGGCTAACGAATAATTAACACTAAGATTTCCACCAATCGCTGTCAGCAGCAGCGCAATCAACTCCTCTTTATTTTCAGTGCACGCTATTGCATCAATAAGCATTGTTCGATGAACTTGATTGTTGGAAGCTTTCATCATgttatataaataaacaaacgcTTCTGTAGTTGAATTTTTTAGGCCGAAGCAATAAGTTACTGCAGAAATATCTGGATGCACCGTACTATTTTTCTCGACCACTTCCAACAGTAAATCACGTGTCCTTATCAGACAATCTTCAACACCGACTGTGCACGCCCACGTTGATATGGTTTGCTTCAAATATTTATGCAAATGAGATTCTTCATCATCAACAAAATCAATCGAAAGAGTTTCATAAACCCGGGCAATCAGAAGTCTAACAAAGTGTTGATAGTTTGCATAGTTTTCGGTTCCGCGAAGTCGGCCATAGAAGTAGCTTAAAGTTGAGCTAGCAGCCGTCCAAGGGTGATATTCTAGCTCATTTTGCAGGTACAACATTAAATCCAACACAATTTCCATATCAATGCGATTTGATCGTGCCAACTCAAAGCTGTCGTCTAACAGTTGAGCACGGTTCAGTCTGTGCACGTTGGTGTAATTCTCATGCAATGCATCGATGATAAGATACCAATTTCGGACATCGTAATTAACGCGATAAAATCCGATTTGCTGCTTATTCGCGATAATCCAACTTTGTGCTGATACGTTAGTCGACAGACGTATTGCTTTGCTCGTCAGCCAATTCCAATCAATATTATCGAAGTCAGTCGCATTCTCATTTGCCAGGTTATATGGAACAATCCACACAGTTGGGTCGTTGTTAATAAtcatattgttgaagaaacgatccTGGGATATAATGAGTTCATCGTTGACATAGTTTCGACGTATGTCCAAGACCGGATATCCAGCTTGGTCGGTCCAACTATAAATAAAATCTTTAAAGGTGGTGTTTGAGTTTGGAATTGTTGTGCTATTCACAGCATATTCTATCGCGGAAATCAAATCTGCTGGATTCACGGATTGCAattggttttctgtcaaataagCTAGAACCATCCTTTGCCATGCGCTGTCACCAATTACATTCCTAAACATGTTCAACACTGAACCAGCTTTAGAATAAGCAACAGAATCAAATAGGCTCGCGATTTGATATAGTCCTGCTCCTCTGCTGTAACTCATTGGCCGAGTTCCTTCCAATGAATCAGCATACAAAGCCCAATGAACCACATCTGAATTAAACATTTCAAAGAATTCATTCTCCGGAAATGTGAGGTGAGCAGCATAGTATTCGTATAGAGTAGCGAA contains these protein-coding regions:
- the LOC128745765 gene encoding aminopeptidase N-like; the encoded protein is MSLLNLLILFCSISVGWSRLRDPRPRVGYGLPDLISVEEEWNQYKIGSRSIERNPLEERYRLPRYIVPYHYWIQIKTDVHNGNRTFSGKVDIHFTVDQPSSLLYVHNRELGVTKAELYSIPINGTDRVFIEHLQYSFDLEREFLAFYVQNATVPEVSYILCIEFAGLLRRDSDGFYMGEYVNDAGINRYFAATQFQAISARAAFPCFDEPALKATVDLQIIHNRMYNAISNMPLLSQDTSEDFEDFVVSSFDRTPVMSIYLLAFFISDFEYFENGNQRVFARPNAIEEVDFALSAGIRTLETMDEYIGIPYSTYMPKLDQAAIPGFDAGAMENWGLCKYGEQYLLYKPSVTTFRQITMISTIIAHEYIHQWFGNLITNEWWSYLWLNEGFATLYEYYAAHLTFPENEFFEMFNSDVVHWALYADSLEGTRPMSYSRGAGLYQIASLFDSVAYSKAGSVLNMFRNVIGDSAWQRMVLAYLTENQLQSVNPADLISAIEYAVNSTTIPNSNTTFKDFIYSWTDQAGYPVLDIRRNYVNDELIISQDRFFNNMIINNDPTVWIVPYNLANENATDFDNIDWNWLTSKAIRLSTNVSAQSWIIANKQQIGFYRVNYDVRNWYLIIDALHENYTNVHRLNRAQLLDDSFELARSNRIDMEIVLDLMLYLQNELEYHPWTAASSTLSYFYGRLRGTENYANYQHFVRLLIARVYETLSIDFVDDEESHLHKYLKQTISTWACTVGVEDCLIRTRDLLLEVVEKNSTVHPDISAVTYCFGLKNSTTEAFVYLYNMMKASNNQVHRTMLIDAIACTENKEELIALLLTAIGGNLSVNYSLAERRRVLYSVANSSRKGVDALIDFLTDLYVYVINILGQSTLNNAVLSIATRTNNEEELDRLELLLQSLENVLPTPVAQSARSTAAQNLAWPSTREGLIVSSFLENLTFDN